A single genomic interval of Lathyrus oleraceus cultivar Zhongwan6 chromosome 7, CAAS_Psat_ZW6_1.0, whole genome shotgun sequence harbors:
- the LOC127102363 gene encoding uncharacterized protein LOC127102363 produces MNPPEFHGGLNLVKAQEWVTSMERIFQIVHCSEENKVVFASHMMKGPTVRWWESALTLMTNQGIPRDWEHFKITFLDKYFPSSLRTQKEFEFQQLRQGTMSVAAYAEKFEDMVASSRQAAYAPDERWKIDQFHFGLRGEISHSVSQREFTSYAELLRQCYVAENRLKKVQEERDQYRSGQRDQGRPGNQFRPRSHAFKGKQVQHARPNQPPQYQACKRCHFGRCVVSGIRCFTCQREGHLSRECPQNKNQMQRRSTGRVYTLDARKAKSNNALIAGTCFINNHPCFVLFDCGATHSFVSIRCMKRLGLQGIPLSPPMVVTTAMDDVVETPLICENCSLSVNGRVFQIDLICLPLKKVEVVLGMDWLSTNSVFIGCEEKLIIIPSSEATPKDVLTTILEGTVGMVNFLFENEKSVLLALTKESSII; encoded by the coding sequence ATGAATCCTCCGGAATTCCATGGTGGGCTGAATCTTGTGAAGGCTCAGGAGTGGGTAACCAGCATGGAAAGGATTTTTCAGATAGTTCATTGTAGTGAAGAAAATAAGGTTGTGTTTGCTTCTCACATGATGAAGGGTCCAACAGTGAGATGGTGGGAGAGTGCTTTGACTCTTATGACCAATCAAGGAATACCTAGGGATTGGGAGCATTTTAAGATTACTTTCTTGGATAAGTATTTTCCTAGTTCTTTGAGGACTCAGAAAGAGTTTGAGTTTCAACAGCTCAGGCAGGGTACTATGTCAGTAGCAGCGTATGCTGAGAAGTTCGAAGATATGGTTGCTTCTTCTAGGCAAGCTGCGTACGCACCGGATGAGAGGTGGAAGATTGATCAGTTTCATTTTGGTCTGAGGGGTGAAATTTCTCATAGTGTTTCTCAAAGGGAATTCACTTCTTATGCTGAATTGTTAAGGCAATGTTATGTGGCTGAGAATAGATTGAAGAAAGTTCAAGAAGAAAGGGATCAGTACAGGAGTGGGCAGAGAGACCAAGGAAGGCCAGGAAACCAGTTCAGGCCTAGATCTCACGCTTTCAAGGGAAAACAGGTGCAACATGCAAGACCTAACCAACCTCCTCAATATCAAGCATGTAAGAGGTGTCATTTTGGAAGATGTGTTGTAAGTGGGATTAGGTGTTTTACTTGTCAGAGGGAGGGACACTTGTCTAGGGAATGCCCTCAGAATAAGAATCAGATGCAGAGGAGAAGTACCGGCCGAGTTTATACCTTGGATGCAAGGAAGGCTAAGAGCAACAATGCCTTAATTGCTGGTACGTGTTTCATCAATAATCATCCTTGTTTTGTATTGTTTGATTGTGGGGCGACACACTCTTTTGTATCAATTCGGTGCATGAAGCGTCTTGGCTTGCAAGGAATTCCCTTGTCTCCTCCTATGGTGGTTACTACCGCCATGGATGATGTGGTTGAGACACcgttgatttgtgaaaattgttcgCTCTCGGTGAATGGTAGAGTTTTTCAGATTGATCTTATTTGTTTACCACTTAAGAAGGTTGAGGTGGTTTTGGGGATGGATTGGCTTTCCACCAACTCGGTGTTTATTGGTTGTGAAGAGAAGTTGATTATCATTCCATCTAGTGAAGCTACTCCAAAGGATGTGCTAACTACCATCTTGGAAGGTACGGTTGGCATGGTTAATTTCTTATTTGAGAATGAAAAGTCAGTTCTCTTGGCTCTTACCAAGGAATCTAGCATAATCTGA